A section of the Triticum dicoccoides isolate Atlit2015 ecotype Zavitan chromosome 7A, WEW_v2.0, whole genome shotgun sequence genome encodes:
- the LOC119327429 gene encoding uncharacterized protein LOC119327429, producing the protein MALRTLMARVRTSAATLRLQTPALGLSPLTGGRANFHSAAAASRRLSPPAGGRPCLISTRNLRTRINLESASLEELLREATFLEEQIKECLNRTLKEKERSDLIMKDTWSTLKRMACCAAVVKVIAFFISPSELAEEDEVMN; encoded by the exons ATGGCGCTGCGGACCCTGATGGCGAGGGTACGGACTTCCGCCGCTACGCTCCGCCTACAAACgccggccctgggcctctcccctctGACCGGCGGCCGCGCCAACttccactccgccgccgccgcctcccgccgcctctCCCCTCCGGCCGGCGGCCGTCCCTGCCTCATCTCCACCAGGAATCTG CGCACAAGAATTAACTTGGAATCAGCTAGCCTGGAGGAGCTCTTACGAGAGGCAACCTTTTTAGAGGAACAGATCAAAGAGTGTCTGAACCGTACGCT CAAGGAGAAGGAGAGGTCTGATCTAATCATGAAGGATACTTGGAGTACTCTAAAGCGTATGGCCTGTTGTGCTGCTGTGGTGAAAGTCATAGCATTTTTCATTTCTCCTAGTGAACTGGCGGAAGAAGATGAGGTGATGAACTAG